GGTCGGAGTTGCCGACAAGATCCGCGCCCTCAAGCATGTCAAAGCCGTTACCCCGATCATTACTCAATTCAATACGGCGGGGACGGTAGAAGTTCTTTATGGAATTGATCTCAAAAGCTTCGAGGATGTGGGCGGGCCGCTTCATTACCTGGAAGGGCGCCCGTTTCAGAAGCCTGATGAAATTCTGGTGGATGATTTTTTTGCCGACTACAAAAAGCTTCACGTCGGTTCCAAGATGGAACTCCTGAACCACACCTTTACCGTGAGCGGCATCGTCGAGCACGGGCGCGGAGCCCGCAAGTTTTTTCAGCTTACGGCTTTGCAGGACCTGTTGGGCGCCCAGGGCAAAGCTTCCATCTTCTACGTAAAAGCTGATGATCCCGACAACGCGCAGCTGGTGGCGGATGAAATCAAGGGTATTGACGGCATGCAACAGTACACGGTCCGCACCATGAGGGAATGGCTGACCTTGATGACGCCCGACAAAGTTCCCGGACTAGGGATTTTTATTCAGGTGGTGGTCGGGGTCGCGGTCGTGATTGGCTTCATTGTCATTTTCCAGGCCATGTATACCGCGGTGATGGAGCGCACCCGCGAGATTGGCATTCTGAAGTCCTTGGGCGCTTCCAAGGCTTACATCATGAACGTGGTGCTGCGCGAAACAGCTTTATTGTCTATCGCAGGAATTGTGCTCGGAGTGTTGATTAGTGCCATAGCGCAGCGCGGGCTGGTGCAGCACTTTCCCACGATTCGTGTCGAGTTGACCGGGCAATGGATTCTCAACGCAGTCGTGATTGCGCTGGTGGGCGCGCTTCTGGGCGCTATTTATCCTGCCTTTAAGGCCGCGCAGAAAGATCCTATTGATGCCCTGGCCTACGAATAGTGGTGGGGAGTCTGGATTTTTAAAATCCGTGATCATCCATAAAATCCCTGGTTAATTTTTTGACTTTCTTGTGCATGGAGACGAGAGCCTCTAATATGTAAGACTCCATGCGCTTATCATCGCTCCTCAATATTTCTGCCACGCAGCGCCGCCTGAGTTCTTTCCGTTTGTACGACTTGCTGGTGCACGTGTTCGTAGTCATCCTGCTGATCTCGAATATCGTCGCTCCCAAGATTTGCGCCTTCGGCCCGTTCCGCCTCAGCGGGGCGCAGTTATTGTTTCCGCTGACCTACATCTTCGGCGACATCTTTACTGAGGTCTACGGATACGCTGGCTCGCGCCGCGCCATCTGGCTGGGTTTCTTTTCTTCGGCCCTGCTGGCGCTTATGAGCTTTATTGTGGTGCGCCTTCCCCCGGCGCCGGAGTTTCACAGCCAAGCCGCGCTGGCCACAGTGCTCAACCCTATTACGCGCGTGCTTGCCGCTAGCCTGATTGCCTTCTGGGGCGGGGAGTTCGTCAACTCCTACGTGCTGGCTAAGATGAAGCTGTTTACCAAGGGACGCTGGCTTTGGACGCGTACCGTAGGTTCTACCGTTGCCGGCCAGGCGGTGGACACTATTCTGGTCATCGTCGTACTCTTCTACGGCAAATATTCCTGGCTGCTTATGGGCAAACTCATCGTTTCCGGATACCTATTCAAAGTGACGTATGAAGTTCTAGCCACCCCGTTAACCTATTGGGTAGTGAACTCGCTCAAGCGCGCTGAAGGCGTGGATGTCTACGATCGAGGTACGAATTTCAATCCGTTTGGCAAGGAGCAGGTGAAGGAGTCGCAGGAAGCAACGGCGTGAAAGCGCAGATTAGAATCTTGCCGAGTAAGCCGATTTAATGGTAAAGATGAAAAGTAACGTCAACATTGAGTTGTACTGCGACGGGTTCGCCGTTTCTCATGGCGGGCTCGAAAGTCCATTCGGAAACTGCTTGCACGGCGCTTCCGTCCAACCCCGAGCCTAAACATCGAACAACCCGGATGCGCACCACTTTTCCTTTTTCATCAACTACCAGCCATAGTATGACATCACCTGCAATTCCGGCTCTTCGTGCGTCTTCTGAATATTCCGGGTCGGGCGTATGAATGGACTTAGGCGCACTAACATTTTCTTTTTCTGAAGCGCCGTCTTTTTTTACCCTGGTTACTTCATGTGCCGCAGGATCGAAATCAGCGGCCCGCCATGCATCTGGGATCAACTTGTCTAAATCATCATCCCGGGTAAAAAATACTTTTTGAAAAACCCCAAGGATGGTTGGCTCATCCATCTGGGTGGAACCGAACTCGATATCGAGCTGCAGGTTCGTGCCCTGGCGGATAAGCTTTGAGAATTCTTTTTTCTTGTTGTCGTACTCACCAACGATGCGCGGTCCGCGAAGAATAAGTTTGTCTTTCTTGACCTCAACCTTCTCAATCTGGAACTGGGCAGCACACCAGCACCCCTTGTAGCCGACCGTCTTATCCCCTTTGACCAAGGCGCCCTGGGAATCGAAGGTCAGGTGGTCGCCACCATAAAAATTGCGGATCAGGAGTACTTTCTTCAGAAACCTCTCTTGCAAATGTTTTTGCAAATCTTTGGCCTCGTCGGCCTGAAGCGGGATAAAAGCCAGGACAAGCACTGCCAGAACAGGTATCCGAGATTGCATCAGGAATCTCATACTGTGGTTACAAGGGTGTGGCAACAGGTTACCATTATTTATTTGGTTGGTTTCGGTTCACCGAAGGGTGCCAGCCCCCATTCCTGCGTTGACAGTGGTCTGGGCTCTAGGCTATCCTTAAATCTCTGTTAGTCTGCAGTTGGCCCGCCCGTGGGTGGCTCCGTGATTTGAGCCGGAGTTGGCCCATCATGCAGTAATCGAGAGAGCGGTTTTCTGCGGTTCTTTCATTATTTATATTTTTCTTTCATTTTTGATTGGGAGAAAGTTCTATGTCTACGTATTTCCCCGGAGAGGGCGAAATCGCGCGCAAGTGGTATGTGGTGGATGCCGATGGGCAAACCCTCGGCCGTCTGGCCGCTCGCGTGGCGCGCATCCTTACCGGCAAAGAGAATGCTGCTTATACGCCTTTTCTGGATACCGGCGACCATGTGGTCGTTATTAACGCGGAAAAAATCCGCGTCACCGGGCTCAAGAGCGAGCAGAAGATGTACCACCACTACACCGGCTATCCTGGCGGCTTGAGATCAGAGCAGCTCCGCAAGCGCATTATCCGCAAGCCCGAGGCGGTTGTGGAAGGAGCCATTTTGGGAATGCTGCCCAAATCGAAACTGGGACGCGCCATGGCTTCGAAGCTAAAAGTTTATCGTGGTGACAAACATCCCCACGCGGCGCAGAAGCCTCAAGCTCTGAAGCTGGCATAACACCGAGTACTCACTTTGTGAGTACGACCTATTTTTTAAGGATTGAGAATGGCAGAAACGGTTCAATACTATGGCACGGGACGGCGCAAATCCAGCGTCGCGCGGGTTTTCCTGCGTCCCGGCACGGGCGATTTCACGGTGAACGGCCGTGCTTTCGATCAATATTTTGTGACGGATTCGCAGCGTGGCGCGGCCAAGCAGCCGCTGGTCTCGAGCGAAACCGCCGCCACGTTTAATGTGGTGGCCAATGTTTCCGGCGGCGGCATTAACGGCCAGGCCGACGCAGTTCGCATGGGCATTGCCCGTGCGTTGCTCGTGTTCAACGCTGAATTCCGCAAAAAGCTGAAGGCCGAAGGGTTTCTCTCGCGCGACTCGCGCGGCAAGGAGCGCAAGAAGTACGGGCAGAAGGGCGCCCGCAAGCGCTTCCAGTTCTCCAAGCGCTAATTTTGGAGAGTACAAGTTTTCTCGGGTCCAACTGCTTTTGGTTGGAACCGAGATAAGCAGCACACAGTAGTAAATTTTCCCGCACTCGTTTCATGGTGCGGGTGACGGGAATGTAATCCTGAGCGATACAGGCCGCAATGGGCCCCGCAAGGGATGCAATCCAATTTCAAAGGAGGGTTGTTTGGCGACAATTACCATGAAAGAACTGCTCGAAGCGGGCGTCCACTTTGGGCATCAAACCAAGCGCTGGAATCCCAAGATGAAGGAATACATCTTCGGCGAGCGCAATGGCATTTACATCATTGACCTGCAGAAGACGCTGAAGATGTTCAAAGATGCGTCCAAGTATGTGCAGGATGCGGCCGCCGAAGGCAAGATCATTCTTTTTGTCGGCACCAAGCGTCAGGCGCAGGAAGCGATCTCCGAAGAGGCCACCAAGTGCGGCATGTTCTACGTGAACAACCGCTGGCTGGGGGGCCTGCTTACCAACTGGGTGACCGTGCAAAAGTCGGTCAAGCGGCTCAAGGAACTCGACGAGATGGCCACCGATGGCCGTTACGACCTGCTCCCCAAGAAAGAAGTCATCAAGCTGGAGCGCGAGCGTAAGCACCTGCAGGCCAACCTGGCGGGCATCAAGAACATGAACCGCCTGCCCGATATCCTGTTCGTGGTTGACTCCAACAAAGAGCAGATCGCGGTCAAGGAAGCGCGCAAGCTGGGCATTCCGGTCGTCGCCGTGGTGGATACCAATTGCGACCCGACCGAAGTGGATATGGTCATCCCCGGTAACGATGACGCGCTGCGTGCCATACGGTTGTTTACTTCTAAGGTTTCTGAGTCTATCGCCGAGGGCGTGCAGACTGGCATGAAATCCGGCGAATTGGCTGCGCTTGCCGAGGGTCAGGCTGCTGAAGCTGGTTCCGAAGCTGCTCCCGTCTCCTACGATGAGGAAGGGAAGGAGTATCCCGGCGAACCCAGCGAAATTGCAGTGGGTGCGCAGCCCGATGCCGACAACATCAGTATGGAAGAGGTCCTGGAACAGACTGCCTCCAAAGGGCGCAAGCTCCCTGCAGCAGCGGCCCCGGTAGAACCGGTTGAAGCCGGCCCTGACCAGGTTGAATCGCGCACGCTGTAAAATAGAGCCTAACCCCTGTTTCGCATGTGAGCGGAAGCAGAAATCAGGCCACGGATTTTCACGGATCAACACGGATCCCTTGAATAGAAATCCGTGCTCATCCGTGAGGATGTGTGGCCTTTGCCGCGTTTAGAGAAGCACGACGAATTTATTTAGAAAGGCATTACAGAAATGGGTACGAGTACCATGAATATTTCCGCCGCCCTGGTAAAAGAGCTTCGCGACAAAACCGGAGCTCCCATGATGGATTGCAAGCAAGCGCTCACCGAATCCAAGGGTGACATTGAAGGCGCCATCATACATCTGCGCAAGAGAGGCATTGCTACTGCGGCCAAGAAGGCGGCCCGCGTGACCAGCGAAGGCTCCGTCACCAGCTACATTCATGCTGGAGGCAAGATCGGAGTGTTGCTTGAGGTCAACTGCGAGAGCGACTTCGTAGCGCGCAACGAACACTTCCAGGAGCTGGTGCACGATATTGCCATGCACATCGCCGCCAGCGATCCCAAGTTCGTTCGCCGGGAAGATGTGACCGCCGCCGATTTCGAGCGTGAAAAAGAAATCTATCGCGCGCAGGCGGCTGCTACCGGCAAACCGGCCAACGTGGTGGAAAAGATCGTCGAAGGCAAGATGTCGAAGTTTTATGAAGAGGTCTGCCTGCTCGATCAGCCCTTTATCAAGGACCAGACCATCTCCGTCGGCCAGCTCATTGCCACCACGATCGGCAAGCTGGGCGAAAACATCTCCGTACGTCGCTTTGCCCGTTTCAAGGTTGGTGACGTTGGCGAGACTATCGCTATTACCAAGCCGGCGCCCGAAGCTGAAGAGAAGTAAGTTAGGCTCAAGTTCACCGGAATTTAACAATGCGACTGAAAACCCGATGCCAGGCATCGGGTTTTTTTATTCCACGCGCACAAACCGCATTTGAGACCGCCGCCTGCGATAAAATACAACCTAAGGAATCAAATCCGGACCCAAGGATTACCCTCTGACTACCGCATTTAAACGCATCCTGTTGAAGATTTCCGGCGAGGCCCTGGCCGCCAAACAAGGCTTTGGTGTTGACGTCACCCGTATTCACGAAGTCGCCGGCGAGATCAGAGAGGTACATAGCCTGGGCGTGGAAATTGCAATTGTGGTTGGAGGCGGAAACTTTTTCCGCGGCGTGGCCGAGCAGGCGCGCGACATGGACCGCGTCTCGGCCGACCATATGGGCATGCTGGCCACGGTCATCAACGCCCTTGCCCTGCAGGACGCTCTGGAAAAGCAACAGGTCTATACCCGCGTCATGACCGCCATTGAGATGAACCAGGTCGCCGAGCCTTTCATCCGGCGCCGGGCCATTCGGCACCTTGAAAAAGGACGAGTCGTTATCTTTGCCGCTGGCACCGGCAGCCCGTATTTTTCCACCGATACCGCCGCCTCGCTGCGTGCCATGGAAATCAAGGCTGACGCTATTCTGAAGGCCACCAAGGTTGAGGGCATCTACGACGCCGATCCCAACCTGGTGAAAGATGCCATCATGTTTGACAAGATCACCTATCTCGAATTCCTCAAGCGCGGTCTCAAGGTCATGGATTCCACCGCCATCAGCATGTGCAAAGACAATAGTCTGCCCATCGTGATCTTCAATCTGAACAAGCACGGCAACATCCGCCGCGTGGTAACCGGAGAGAAGGTAGGCTCGCTGGTCATCGCGTAGATGTAAAGTGACGTCGAGCGCCAGAACTGGGATCCCCAACCCGTGCCGATTTTGGTCGCAATGTGCGAACCCTAGGTAAACGATAAACGTCCCAATTGCCAACTAACTAATTTATAATCATCGCTTTATCCTCGCATGGAGTGATGCGCTATGGCACAGATGGTAAGTATCCCCGCATTAAAAGAAGTGTATGTGCAGCTCAAGACCCGCATGGAAAAAGCCGTGGAAGACTTCCGCCGCGAAATGGCGGCGGTGCGCACCGGCCGCGCCACCGTGAATATGCTCGATACGGTGAAGGTGGATTACTACGGCTCCCTGATGCCCGTGAACCAGATTGCCCAGGTCCACGCCGCCGATGCCCAGCTCATTACGGTGACGCCCTTTGACCCCAGCGCCATGGCGGAGATCGAAAAAGCCATCCGCAGCGCCGATCTGGGATTGAACCCCATGAACGACGGCAAAATGATCCGCATCCCGGTGCCGCCGCTCACCGAGGAGCGCCGCAAGGAGATGGTCAAGCACCTGCATAAAATTCTGGAAGAGCACCGCACCGCCATCCGCAACATCCGTCGCGACGGCAACGATCAGATCAAGAAGGCCCTGAAAGATAAAAAGATTTCCGAAGATGATGAGCGCCGCTCGCTCGAAGAGATCCAAAAGCTCACCGACGACGAGATCAAGAAGATGGAAGAGATGAGCAAGACCAAGGAAAAAGAAGTCATGGAGATTAAGTAAGAGGCGAAGAGCCCTGCCCTTAGCAGGCCTCCGACGGCTTTCCTTGCGGATAAAAGACCTTGAAAATGAAGGTACCCCGCCCTTTGGTTACTGCCTGAAAGTGACCAACTTCGGCTACCATGGCCTATATGAGTAGAGCATGACCCGGGGTCCAATCGAAGACGTTTCTATCAAGGCAGAGGAAAGCAGCTCCGCCTCGGCGCAGACTACCGACAAAATGGGTGCGACCGCAGTTCCAAAAGCACCAAACGGGGAGCAGTCTGCAGCGGCGGTGGTTGCTCCTGAAGCTCCTGTTTCTTCTTCAGCCGCTTCTTCCTCGGCTGAGCTGACGTGGACAGCCGACAACCACCCGCACCGCCGTGTCAGCGATAAAACTCGTCGTTCCATTCTCGCCGGACAAACCATCGTCGCCATAGCCGTGGTCCTGACCATCTGTTATGTCGCCAAACTCGTGCTGGTCACTCTGCTGTTTTCGATTCTATTGGCCTTCATTCTCTTTCCGGTGATGGATTTCCTCGAGCGGATGAAATTTCCGCGGGCCTTCGCCTCCTTGCTGGCGGTGTTGCTGCTGGGCGCTGCCATCTATGCGGCCGCCTACTTCGGCTATAGCCGGGCGGTTGATTTCGTCCAGACCCTGCCCACCTACACCCACAAGATTGAGGGCGCCCTGATGCAGTTCCGTGAGCAGGCCCAGAGGTTCCAGAAGAGCACGGAAGCGGTGCTCCCGGAAACCAGCGAAGATAAAAAGACGCTTAAGGTCCAGCAACAAACCAGTTGGGTGGATTGGGTCACCAGCAGCCTGGGGACGGTGGGTGAAGTTGCGTTCTCCATTTCGTTCATGCCGTTTCTGGTTTATTTCATGTTGAGCTGGCATGACCATGTGCGCGCCTCGACCGTAATGCTGTTCAGCATGGAAAATCGCAATACCGCATACACCACGCTGGGGCGCATCTCGGCCATGATCCACAGCTTTATTAATGGCAACATCATTGTGGGATTATTTACCTCCATCGCCAGCCTGGTGGTCTTCTGGTATCTGCATTTGCCCTATTTCTATTTTCTCGGCTTTATCAGCGGATTTCTTACTTTGGTCCCCTACCTGGGGGTGGTCTTGGCAATGATTCCGCCCTTGGCTGCCGGATTCGGCCAGGTCCACGGCGGCGGCATGCTCACCATTGTGCTTACCGTGCTGGGATTGCACGTATTCGCCATTAACATTCTTTATCCCAAACTGATTGGCCGGCGATTGCAGTTAAATCCTCTGGCGGTGACCATCGCTCTCCTCATCTGGGGATGGCTCTGGGGAGCCGTGGGCCTCATTCTCGCTGTACCACTGACCGCCGCCCTGAAAATCATCTTCGATCACGTGGAGTCGTTGCGTCCCTATGGCGCATGGCTTGGGGAGTAAGTATTAAGCGCTCCGCCCGGCCGGTTGCTGAGATCAAAGCGGCATCACCCGGGGCTAACGCACAGAACCCGTTAAGTTCTTTAAGTATTGATGAAATAAAAACTACTCACCTCTCCAAGAGAGGGCTCAGAGAGCGGGGCGTTCAGGAGAGAATGCTGGCGACGAAGCGCTAGATTACGCTTCTGCCACTACATCTGGGAAGCGCAGCCTGGATTTAGCCAAGGCCTTGGTCAGCAAGTCCTCAACTTCAGGCTCGGCGACATTTTTGGCCAGGGCCAACTCACTCACCAGAAGATAACGCGCGCGTTCCAGCATCTTCTTTTCACGGAAAGAGAGCGGTTTGGTCTGGTTCAGGATGAGCAAGCCTTTGAGCACGACGGCCACATCGAGCAGAGAACCGGTGCGCATCTTATCCGAATTCTCTTTAAAGCGGAACTTCCAGTCGGTGTGGTTCTCGCATTTGCCGTCTATGAGGAAATCCAGGATCTTCTGGACGTCACCGTTCTTAATGACCCGGCGAAGACCTACCGCTCCGATATTGCGGAACGGGATCTCCACTTTCAGGCTGCTGGCTTTGAATTTAAGCAGATAGAACTTTTCTGATATTGCGCCGAGTGTCCGGCTATTAATCTGCTCGATGACGCCTACGCCGTGATTGGGATAAACAACCTTATCGCCAATCCGGAAACCGATATTGTCATTCATGAAGGGCACCCACGGTAAAGTGAAGGGTTACAGGGGAGAAACTAACTAAATTATAACCCCAAGCCAGATGGAAAGCAAGCTGTCTGCCGCTCTCTAAGATATACAAAACGTGAGGGTTAAGGCAAGTGTTGCACAATTTTTAAGCACCAATAGGGCCCTCACTACCATTCAACTAAGCATGACTTTGTAAAGCAATGATTAAAATTTGATCATTTTAGGTGTTCCGGAAGCGGCAAATAGTTCTTCCGGCAACGCCAAAAAAGAGCTTTGGTCGAGACTCGGCTTACCCGTATCAAGCCTGGGGTGAGGGCAGTGTGAGGCGCAGCGGTTTATCGGAATCCTTAGGAAAAAGCCGTTTGAAAGAGGAAAAAGCCCATCTTGAAAAGGTATAATTCCTCTAGGGGCAGCGCCCAGAAGCTTGAAGCTGCCCCTTCTCAATTGAAACCAGCCGAAGCGGGGTAAGCGCGGAGCGAGAGCTGTCGCGCACGAGCGTAGTGCGAGGGCGCAGCAACGAAGCGTTGTGGAGCCCTCAGATAGAAGACCATGCCTGAACATATTAGGAAAAAATTGGAAGAAGAGATAAGGGCGCTTGAGCATGAACTGCATCACGAATTGCCCAAAGAGATAAAGACCGCAGTTGCCTTGGGCGATTTGAGTGAGAACGCCGAATATCAGACGGCCAAGCAACGCCAAACTTTCGTGGATGCACGCCTGGCGCAGCTCAAGAAGCGCATGGCCGAGCTTTCCATGATCAATTTGGCGAATATCCCGAAAGATAAGGTCGCCTTCGGCTCGACCGTGCGGGTGTACGACACTTCCAAAGATGAGAAGATCGAATACAAACTGGTGACCAGCGAGGAATCGGATGTGGCCAAAGGTTTGATCTCCACCACCTCTCCCATAGGCCGGGCGCTCATGGGAAAGAAAGTGGGAGACACCGCCACCGTTGTTACTCCTGCCGGAAAACGCGAACTTGAAGTCCTGAAACTGAGCACGATTCACGACGAAGGGTAGCAACCACTTTTAGGGCTATACAGCTCCAAACTGTAATGTAGTAGGCATGTTGGATGCGTGCCTCACTGAATTGAAAACCACATGACCTGGACCCACGCCTTCGGACGAGCCTGCCGCGTGCTTTTGCACGCTATCGTTCGTGGTCTGGCCCTGACCCGCATCTCTCCTAACGTCCTCACATTTCTTGGGCTGGTCATCAACATCGGCGCAGCGGTCCTGTTCGGCCTGGCCAATGCTGAAAATTACCAGCGCATGTTTTTCTATGCCGGTCTGGTCATCATCGGCGCCGGCATCTTTGACATGGTGGATGGCCGGGTCGCCCGCGCCACCAACCAGGTCACCACCTTCGGGGCTTTCTTCGATTCCGTCATTGACCGCTACAGCGACGTCGCTCTTTTCTTCGGGCTGCTCGTCTACTACGCCCGCGCCAACCGCTTCTTTTATGTGGTCATGGTGGCTTTCGTCATGGTCAGCTCCGTGATGGTCAGCTATACCCGCGCCCGCGCCGAATCGCTCATCAGCACCTGCAAGGTAGGATTCATGGAGCGGCCTGAGCGCATTGTCCTGGTCATCATCGGCGCACTCTTCAATCGCTGGGGAACCATGGCGCCCTGTCTGTGGGTGATCGCCGTGCTCTCGACCATTACCGTCATCCATCGCATCCGCTTCACCTATCAGCAAACCAAAATCATGGATGCCACCCGCCTCAACATTGAAGCCGAAGCCGATGCCGATCACGTAACTTCTGTAGTTGGTAAATAGCTTTGCCCGACTCCCCTTTTTTGGCTAAGTCCTCAGATAGAATGAAAATGCGAGAAGTTTTTTAGAGTGGACCTGCACAAAAATTCTCCAGTCTTATTGCTCCATGGCGGTGCCTGGGCGATTCCCGACGATATGGTCGAAGCCCACCTGCACGGCGTGCGCACAGCCTTGTCCGCCGGATGGCGTTTGCTTGAAGCCGGCGCGACCGCCCTGCAAGCCGTGGAAGCTGCGGTCGTCGCCATGGAAGACGACGAAACCTTCGACGCCGGGCGCGGCAGCTTTCTCACCAGCGACGGGCACGTTCAGCTTGACGCTCTCATGATGGATGGCGCCACCTTGCGTGCCGGCGGCGTCGGATGCGTGGAGCATATCCGCAATCCCATTCGCCTGGCGCACAAAGTGCTGACCGAAAGCCCGCATGTTTATCTGGTGGCCGAGGGCGCCGAGCGCTTCGCTCAGGAACACGGCATCGAACTTTGCGATAACAACGACCTGATCATTCCGCGCGAGATTGAACGCCTGCGCCAGTTCAAGACCCAGACTGCGGCCGGCGAGCCCGATTTGACCTTTGCCGGGAAATCGCCCG
Above is a window of Terriglobales bacterium DNA encoding:
- a CDS encoding FtsX-like permease family protein, encoding MNKLIISNLVHRPIRSLISITAIAMEVTLILVIVGLSLGMLNDSKRRQEGIGADVMVQPPGASGLGLLSSAPVPVGVADKIRALKHVKAVTPIITQFNTAGTVEVLYGIDLKSFEDVGGPLHYLEGRPFQKPDEILVDDFFADYKKLHVGSKMELLNHTFTVSGIVEHGRGARKFFQLTALQDLLGAQGKASIFYVKADDPDNAQLVADEIKGIDGMQQYTVRTMREWLTLMTPDKVPGLGIFIQVVVGVAVVIGFIVIFQAMYTAVMERTREIGILKSLGASKAYIMNVVLRETALLSIAGIVLGVLISAIAQRGLVQHFPTIRVELTGQWILNAVVIALVGALLGAIYPAFKAAQKDPIDALAYE
- a CDS encoding queuosine precursor transporter is translated as MRLSSLLNISATQRRLSSFRLYDLLVHVFVVILLISNIVAPKICAFGPFRLSGAQLLFPLTYIFGDIFTEVYGYAGSRRAIWLGFFSSALLALMSFIVVRLPPAPEFHSQAALATVLNPITRVLAASLIAFWGGEFVNSYVLAKMKLFTKGRWLWTRTVGSTVAGQAVDTILVIVVLFYGKYSWLLMGKLIVSGYLFKVTYEVLATPLTYWVVNSLKRAEGVDVYDRGTNFNPFGKEQVKESQEATA
- a CDS encoding energy transducer TonB, which produces MQSRIPVLAVLVLAFIPLQADEAKDLQKHLQERFLKKVLLIRNFYGGDHLTFDSQGALVKGDKTVGYKGCWCAAQFQIEKVEVKKDKLILRGPRIVGEYDNKKKEFSKLIRQGTNLQLDIEFGSTQMDEPTILGVFQKVFFTRDDDLDKLIPDAWRAADFDPAAHEVTRVKKDGASEKENVSAPKSIHTPDPEYSEDARRAGIAGDVILWLVVDEKGKVVRIRVVRCLGSGLDGSAVQAVSEWTFEPAMRNGEPVAVQLNVDVTFHLYH
- the rplM gene encoding 50S ribosomal protein L13, yielding MSTYFPGEGEIARKWYVVDADGQTLGRLAARVARILTGKENAAYTPFLDTGDHVVVINAEKIRVTGLKSEQKMYHHYTGYPGGLRSEQLRKRIIRKPEAVVEGAILGMLPKSKLGRAMASKLKVYRGDKHPHAAQKPQALKLA
- the rpsI gene encoding 30S ribosomal protein S9 gives rise to the protein MAETVQYYGTGRRKSSVARVFLRPGTGDFTVNGRAFDQYFVTDSQRGAAKQPLVSSETAATFNVVANVSGGGINGQADAVRMGIARALLVFNAEFRKKLKAEGFLSRDSRGKERKKYGQKGARKRFQFSKR
- the rpsB gene encoding 30S ribosomal protein S2, yielding MATITMKELLEAGVHFGHQTKRWNPKMKEYIFGERNGIYIIDLQKTLKMFKDASKYVQDAAAEGKIILFVGTKRQAQEAISEEATKCGMFYVNNRWLGGLLTNWVTVQKSVKRLKELDEMATDGRYDLLPKKEVIKLERERKHLQANLAGIKNMNRLPDILFVVDSNKEQIAVKEARKLGIPVVAVVDTNCDPTEVDMVIPGNDDALRAIRLFTSKVSESIAEGVQTGMKSGELAALAEGQAAEAGSEAAPVSYDEEGKEYPGEPSEIAVGAQPDADNISMEEVLEQTASKGRKLPAAAAPVEPVEAGPDQVESRTL
- the tsf gene encoding translation elongation factor Ts → MGTSTMNISAALVKELRDKTGAPMMDCKQALTESKGDIEGAIIHLRKRGIATAAKKAARVTSEGSVTSYIHAGGKIGVLLEVNCESDFVARNEHFQELVHDIAMHIAASDPKFVRREDVTAADFEREKEIYRAQAAATGKPANVVEKIVEGKMSKFYEEVCLLDQPFIKDQTISVGQLIATTIGKLGENISVRRFARFKVGDVGETIAITKPAPEAEEK
- the pyrH gene encoding UMP kinase, which encodes MKISGEALAAKQGFGVDVTRIHEVAGEIREVHSLGVEIAIVVGGGNFFRGVAEQARDMDRVSADHMGMLATVINALALQDALEKQQVYTRVMTAIEMNQVAEPFIRRRAIRHLEKGRVVIFAAGTGSPYFSTDTAASLRAMEIKADAILKATKVEGIYDADPNLVKDAIMFDKITYLEFLKRGLKVMDSTAISMCKDNSLPIVIFNLNKHGNIRRVVTGEKVGSLVIA
- the frr gene encoding ribosome recycling factor, whose amino-acid sequence is MAQMVSIPALKEVYVQLKTRMEKAVEDFRREMAAVRTGRATVNMLDTVKVDYYGSLMPVNQIAQVHAADAQLITVTPFDPSAMAEIEKAIRSADLGLNPMNDGKMIRIPVPPLTEERRKEMVKHLHKILEEHRTAIRNIRRDGNDQIKKALKDKKISEDDERRSLEEIQKLTDDEIKKMEEMSKTKEKEVMEIK
- a CDS encoding AI-2E family transporter, with amino-acid sequence MTRGPIEDVSIKAEESSSASAQTTDKMGATAVPKAPNGEQSAAAVVAPEAPVSSSAASSSAELTWTADNHPHRRVSDKTRRSILAGQTIVAIAVVLTICYVAKLVLVTLLFSILLAFILFPVMDFLERMKFPRAFASLLAVLLLGAAIYAAAYFGYSRAVDFVQTLPTYTHKIEGALMQFREQAQRFQKSTEAVLPETSEDKKTLKVQQQTSWVDWVTSSLGTVGEVAFSISFMPFLVYFMLSWHDHVRASTVMLFSMENRNTAYTTLGRISAMIHSFINGNIIVGLFTSIASLVVFWYLHLPYFYFLGFISGFLTLVPYLGVVLAMIPPLAAGFGQVHGGGMLTIVLTVLGLHVFAINILYPKLIGRRLQLNPLAVTIALLIWGWLWGAVGLILAVPLTAALKIIFDHVESLRPYGAWLGE
- a CDS encoding CarD family transcriptional regulator, with translation MNDNIGFRIGDKVVYPNHGVGVIEQINSRTLGAISEKFYLLKFKASSLKVEIPFRNIGAVGLRRVIKNGDVQKILDFLIDGKCENHTDWKFRFKENSDKMRTGSLLDVAVVLKGLLILNQTKPLSFREKKMLERARYLLVSELALAKNVAEPEVEDLLTKALAKSRLRFPDVVAEA
- the greA gene encoding transcription elongation factor GreA; protein product: MPEHIRKKLEEEIRALEHELHHELPKEIKTAVALGDLSENAEYQTAKQRQTFVDARLAQLKKRMAELSMINLANIPKDKVAFGSTVRVYDTSKDEKIEYKLVTSEESDVAKGLISTTSPIGRALMGKKVGDTATVVTPAGKRELEVLKLSTIHDEG
- a CDS encoding CDP-alcohol phosphatidyltransferase family protein; its protein translation is MTWTHAFGRACRVLLHAIVRGLALTRISPNVLTFLGLVINIGAAVLFGLANAENYQRMFFYAGLVIIGAGIFDMVDGRVARATNQVTTFGAFFDSVIDRYSDVALFFGLLVYYARANRFFYVVMVAFVMVSSVMVSYTRARAESLISTCKVGFMERPERIVLVIIGALFNRWGTMAPCLWVIAVLSTITVIHRIRFTYQQTKIMDATRLNIEAEADADHVTSVVGK